Proteins from one Anastrepha obliqua isolate idAnaObli1 chromosome 2, idAnaObli1_1.0, whole genome shotgun sequence genomic window:
- the LOC129238029 gene encoding uncharacterized protein LOC129238029, with protein MLKWTASAQKLNQLTPNIKAATTALHHNGTPHPLTEAKRRHRRATMTNKENVLVPYTSTPMRMRERNSPLVLSPLTDILNVTPKTLSPLRTTSTSTISRPLPTRRHSTVGLFLHTAPNYATTLPRFEEEYSPSTALPTGHQVALRGLLPDPFLSNLRYFSTPELAKRKQQEEQENLRADRKSLPRKLEEDFAEIARECGGDKQKKLINDESHSAGMSDHTLDKLIDAILDSACKDEKKKVRPRKSFNLRRRTLLKNQAEQKVSELVLSPSYAAGDDPASDLSFLLGEPMSNSKQTAQRSAKTLPPTPAPATPLPGTPMSAEMLRNMPTPDISTSNYKCTTQRHILRSTASEEPLDTTFQLETPVRLPMQRKRQRRKTMTVSISGSTKRFKTDGKNYCEVGLALPSIYV; from the coding sequence ATGTTAAAGTGGACGGCATCAGCGCAAAAGCTAAATCAGCTAACACCGAACATCAAAGCGGCCACCACAGCGTTGCACCACAATGGCACACCACATCCACTAACTGAGGCAAAGCGGCGACATCGTCGTGCCACCATGACTAACAAGGAGAATGTACTCGTACCATACACCTCAACTCCGATGCGCATGCGAGAGCGCAACAGCCCACTGGTGCTTTCGCCATTAACGGATATTTTGAATGTTACACCGAAAACTTTGTCACCGCTACGGACCACGAGTACAAGCACAATCAGTCGACCACTGCCCACTCGCCGCCATTCAACAGTTGGACTTTTTCTGCATACGGCGCCTAACTACGCCACCACGTTGCCACGCTTCGAGGAGGAATACTCGCCCAGTACAGCACTGCCTACTGGACATCAAGTAGCTTTGAGAGGATTGCTGCCCGACCCCTTTCTGAGCAATCTTCGCTACTTTAGCACGCCTGAGTTGGCCAAGCGGAAACAACAGGAGGAACAAGAAAATCTGAGGGCCGACAGAAAATCATTGCCACGTAAGCTGGAAGAAGATTTTGCTGAAATTGCGCGGGAATGTGGCGGCGACAAGCAAAAGAAGCTCATCAACGATGAGTCACACTCGGCCGGTATGAGCGATCACACTTTGGATAAGCTCATTGACGCTATTTTAGACTCGGCATGCAAAGACGAAAAGAAGAAGGTTAGACCACGCAAGTCCTTTAACCTACGTCGTCGCACACTGCTCAAGAATCAAGCCGAGCAAAAAGTCAGTGAACTAGTATTGTCACCATCCTATGCCGCTGGCGATGATCCAGCGAGTGATCTTAGCTTTCTTTTGGGCGAACCAATGTCGAATAGTAAGCAAACGGCACAGAGGAGTGCCAAAACATTACCACCAACTCCTGCACCAGCTACACCGTTACCCGGCACTCCCATGTCTGCTGAAATGCTGCGCAACATGCCCACACCTGACATCTCCACCAGCAACTACAAGTGTACAACACAACGACATATTCTGCGTTCAACAGCTAGTGAGGAACCATTAGATACCACCTTCCAGCTGGAAACACCAGTGCGACTGCCCATGCAGAGGAAGCGACAACGCCGAAAAACTATGACAGTATCGATTAGCGGCAGCACAAAGCGTTTTAAAACCGATGGTAAAAACTATTGCGAAGTCGGACTGGCTTTGCCGTCGATCTATGTCTAA